In Bradyrhizobium guangdongense, the sequence GCGGCGCAATGTTGATCGACGCCAAGTCCCTGGAGGCAGCCCATGCAGCCTAGCTCGGTGTATGGGCAGCTTGCCGCGGCGCTCCAGGAAAGCTGGCGCATGAAAGCGCGCCCTGAGCAGCTGCCACCTAAGGATTGGACGGGCGATGGCCGAGCTACAGGCTGGCTGGCCCTCCCCGGCAGAGGTTGGGGCAAAACTTGGGTCGGTGCGAACGTCGTCAATGAGATGGCGAATACCGTGAGCCGAATTGCCTTGATCGGCGCGACCGCGAGCGACGTGCGTGACACGATGATCGAGGGCGAATCCGGTGTCCTGCGAACGGCACCGAACTGGTTCAGGCCGAGCTACGAGCCCTCAAAGAGGAAGCTTGAGTGGCCGAATGGCGCGACCGCCCTCGCCTTCAGCGCCGAAGAGTCAGAACGCCTCAGAGGACCGCAGTTTTCGTTCCTTTGGGGTGACGAGGCGTGCGCATGGGAAAACGCGCAGCAAACTTGGGATATGGCGCAATTTGGCTTGCGCATCGGATCGCGTCCTCGTTGGTTGATCACAAGCACACCGCGGCCAACCAAATTCCTGCGCGATCTGCTGGCTCGTGAAGGTCACGACGTTGTCGTCAGCCGCGGAAGCACATTCGCTAACGCGAAAAACCTCGCCCCGTCCTTCCTCGAGGCCATCGAAGCGAGGTATGGCGGCACGCGCCTTGGCCGGCAGGAGATCGAGGGCGAAGTTCTCACCGACACGCCTGGTGCGTTGTGGCAGATGGACTGGCTTGATCGTGACAGGGTGTCCCGAGCACCTGAGCTTAGGCGCATCGTGGTCGCAATTGATCCAGCTATCTCAACGAACGAGGGTTCGGACGAGACTGGCATCATCGTGGTTGGTATCGGTGGCGACCGTCATGGCTACGTCCTTGAGGACCTCTCAGGCCGTTATCAACCGCACGAGTGGGCGACCATCGCAGTTGCTGCCTACAGCCGGCACAAAGCTGACCGCATCGTCGGTGAGAAGAATCAAGGCGGCGATATGGTCCAGTCGACCATACGCATGGTGGATCCAAACGTCAGCTTCAAGCCTGTGCACGCAAGCAAGGGCAAGTTCGTCCGAGCCGAACCGGTGAGCGCTCTATATGAGCAGCGGAAGGTGCACCACGTCGGCTCGTTCCCGCAGCTCGAAGATCAGCTCTGCACCTTCACGTCGGACTTCGACCGCGGCCGGTCCGGCTACTCGCCCGACCGGCTCGATGCGTTGGTTTGGGGATTGTCCGAACTGATGGTCACGAGCCCGCCTCCGATGACTTTCGCGCCGCCAATAGTCTTCACCAGGCCGCGCGATCCGTTTGCCGCCCCGCACCTTGCGGGCGGCCCCGAGTACAACTGAATCTTTAAGGAAAAACCCAATGGCAACATTCGCAACAAACCTCACGACCCCGGCGAACGCGATCGTCAGCGCCCTCGCAACCGCATCGAGCAACGCCCAGACGCTGGCAACCAACATCGCGCAGGGTCTTCCCGGAACTACTCTTGTCGGTCTAGCCAGCAAGAACTTGTCGCAGCTTTTCGATCAGCGTGTGGCACTCGCCAACGCCATGCAAGACTTGGCCCGCGCTCAGCAGGAATTCGTGACGATCGCAAGCAACATCGCGGCGCTCGGGACGCTGGATTGATCATGAACGCGATCGAAAAACAGCAGCAAGTTGCTCGGGACCTTCGCGAAAAGCTCCATGAGGCGGAGAAGCGTCAGACCGAACTCGTGGCCGAGCGCGACAAAATCTCCTATCTGGCATTGACCGGCGATGCCCCAGCCCGGAAGCGCCTGTCCGTCGTGAATGCCGAGCTCTCCGGCCTTACCGGTGAACTCGCCAGCATCGAGGCTGCGCTGGTCGAAGCCGCAAAGCGGGAGAAGGCCGCTGAAGAGGCGCAGTTCGCCAAGCGCCGAAGCGATGATGCGCTCGCGGCGGAAGTGCTGCTGTCCGAAGCTGAGGCGTTCGCCTCGGCGCTGGACGATGCGTTGAAAACGGTACGTCAGACCGCGAGCGAGCTCGAAGCCAAGCTCAACCAGATCAGACGTTCGATTGGGGCTGGTCCGACGGCGGATAGCATCAGAACAAACCTACGCCGCGCGCTGGTATCGGCTGCGATGGGCGGCCCGATGCATATCGTTCATCTCGCTCCCGGCGAGCGCGTGACGCTGGCCGAGCTTGCCGCGCCGTGGGCGCGCTCCATCCGCAACCGCATTCAGGCTTTAACGGGAAACGCGGCGAACGCCGCCTGAGGACAACAGCATGCACGCACTTCATGAAGACAAGGCTGGCCGCGAGATCATCGAGCTCGCCAAGGCGATCAACGCCGGCACCAGCGGAAATCACAGATCAAAAAGCGAATGGTACAAAGTGATAAAGAGCCTTGCTGAACGCCAGCGGCAGACCGACGAGACCCCTGAACAGGCATTCACCAGGTTCGTCACCGCGAGCGAAGATGGCAAGGCGTTGTTCAAGGCCATGCGCAGCGCAGGAGGTCCGGACTGGGATCCTCCGGCGCCGAAGCTGATGGTGATCAAGTCCGACTCCGCATACGCCGAGCTGCGGCGCATTGCCGAGCGGATTCAGAAGGATGAGCCAGCACTGACGCGCGAGCAGGCATTTGTAAAAGCGTACAACAGCAATCCGGATCTCGCTCAACGCGCCAAGTCGGAGCGGTCAGTCGCGTGAGCCGGGCCCTGGAGCGATTCCGAGAGCTGGTCCGGGAGCAGCGTGCTGCGTTACCACGGAAAGAGCGGAACGCGAGCTCCGTTTACGAGGTCGCGTCACTACGGCAGGTAATGGAGCAGACCCGATTGGAGCTCGCCGCTGGAATAAAACACGACGAGCGCGAACTAGCTGGGGTGATCGCTCTCGCTAACGAGAAAGTCGCGGCGGCTCCGGTCAACAAGCCCGGCAAGGCACGCTTTCGGGGCTTAGGCAGATAGGTGATGCATGAGCATCGAATCTGACGGCTTCAAGGTGCTCGAACAAGCGGCGCTGACGATGCTTGACGCGGTCGATGAAGAAGCTGTCATCGAGTTTTACCGCGAACAACTGGAACGCGCGTTGCGTGCAAACCTCGGCGATGATCGCGGCAAGTCGTCTTCTCTTGCTGACCAGTTCGTCGAGATCATCCGCAGCCGGCGACTCGAAATTGAGCGCGCCCGCGGCTCTAATCCGACTGGGGTGCAGTGATGGTTCCATCGTTCGAAGTAGGCGCGATTTTCAGGGTCTTGGACGAGGCGTCCCCGACCCTGAAAAGGATCCTGGCGCAGGTGCGCGAGCTCACCAAGGCAGTCGAGAGCGCGAAAAAGAGCATCGCCGGTATCGGTGCCATGCCGGCACTTGGCGCGGCGATCGGCGAGGCACAGCGGCTTGCTACCGCATGGGGCGAAGTCTCCAAGGCGGCATCATCAGCCAATCGTGCAATCGGTCGCGCCACGAAGCGAAGCGGCGCGCTGGCTGCGGCCGGTCCTAACGCGATCAATGATACCAATGCCCTCGCGGGAGCCTATGCCAATCTCGCCACACAGATGGCGGCGGCTCGCGCGGCTGGAGGTGGCTGGCGTGCTGGCTTGCCACCGCCGCCACGTGCGGGGGGCGGTGGCGCAAGCACGGCTGCGGCCGCGCGGGGGCGTAGGCTCGCGCATGGTGGCGGCGCCGGAGCCCACATCGGCGGCCCATCGGTCGCCATTCCCGGCGGAAGCCACGTCAACTTGCGCGGAGGCGCAGCAGCTGCCCTCGGATTGGCCGGCTACGGCGCCTATGAAGCCGCCCAGATGGAAGATGCCGTCTTCCAGCTGATCTACCACTCTGGGCTGGAGCAGAACGACACCAACCGGAGCAAGTTTCGCAACATCCTGCAGGACTCGATGGCGGAGAGCGGCTACTCGCTCCATGACATCGCCGAATCTGCCAAGCAGGAAATCCGCATGTTCCAGGGCACGCCTGGCGGCGGGATTGACGTTCTGCCGGAGATGCTGCGGGCGGCCACCATCGAGTCGCGGCTGAAGGGCGAGAGCCCCGAAGAGTCGATGAAGGCGCTGATCGGCTTGGCGCATATGACCAAGCAGTACAGCCCCGAGGCCATCAAGAAGCTGGCACCGGCATTCGCGTTCCTGTCGACGGCCAATCCTGGCTCGCTTGGCTCGATCGAGCGGGCGGCCGGCTATGCCGTCCCGCTGCTGCAGTCGGGTCTCGAGATCGACCCGATGCAGTCGCTTTTGCTCGGCACCGCGCTGACCCGCGCCGGCGCCACGTCGACCAAGTCAGGCACATGGCTGCGCGAAATGGCGCTGCGGGCCATGCCTGGTACGTCGATGATGAGCAAGATGGCCTTCAAGAAGCACGAGGAGTCGCTTCGCGAGCTCGGCCTGGTTGACGAGAACCACAAGCCCACGTGGTTCACCGACGGCAAGCCAGACCTCCTCAAGATGCTGGACATCGCCGGGGCCAACGCGCCAAAGATCCCGTTGGAGCGCCGTGCGGGCCTTGAGCGGCAACTGTTCGGGGCCCAGGGCGGCGGCGGCTTTGCTCTGCTGGCGGACCCCGCCGTGCGCGAGCAGGTGCTGGCACTGCAGAAAGAGATGAACTCGCCTGAGTTCAAGAACCGCTATGCTGGTTTTGCCGAAGCCTACAAGCAGGGCTCGACGGTCCAGAACGCGCGCACCGCCATCGCCGAGTTCAACAACACGATGATGGATATCGGTGCCCATGTGCTGCCGCCTCTGAATCATGCGTTGCGCGATTTTAAGTCGGTGCTGGAAGGCATTCGCGGCCTCTTGCCGAAGCCGCCCGCTGGCGGCGACTCTACGCTGCTCGGCGCTCGCGCGATGGAAGGCGCGGCGCTCGGTGCGGGCGTTGGGCTCGTTACAGGCGGTCCAGCCGGTGCGGCCATAGGCGCTGCAGGCGGCGGCGTGCTCGGTACTGCTGCTGGCTTCATCGAGCAGTACAACGACAAGTTCAAGCTGGGCTTCGACAAGGGCGGCACCTACACATCCCCGGGGAAGACCGGGAAGCCAGCCGAGAAGATCGTGGTCACGCCGCCGGTCAACCTCTCGATCAATCTCGACGGCCGCACGGTGGCGCAGGTCATCGCGGACAAGCTTGCCGAGTTCGGCCGTTATCAAACTGACACAGCCGCAGCCAATGGCGGCGTTGTATTCGGACCATAGGAGTTTGAGCCGCGTGACGAAAACAAAGCGCACGGCTCGCGCAGAGACTGGCGGTGCCGCGGATGTACCGGAGCCGCTGGTCTGCGCACCTAAACGAGCTCGGGGTCGTCCACAGAAAACTGCCGAGCCTGGCCTACCGGAACGATGGGAACGGGACGATGTCGTTCAGGCGGTGCAGGAGGTCCTAGACGCGCTAGAGGCGCCGCCCATCGACCCAGAGGCCAGGATAGCGCTTCAGCGCTACTACGTCCGCTGCGAGATGCTGCGGAAGGTCGACAAGCGGTACTCGGAGGACGGTCGGTCCCGCATCACGCTGTTGGTTCGAACGATCATTGAGTCCGAGGGCAACGAAAACGCCCTGGTCGAGCCCGTCCTCGTGGCCGTGAATTCCGTCCTGCGCCCAGGCTGGACCGGCAAGGGGCTCGCCTTCATCGAGGCATTCGACGGCTTCCCGTTTGTGACGACGCTCGAGACTATGCGCGGCCTCAATCTGTTCAAGGAAGAGAACCTGGGCCAGTACCTCGGCATGGTTCTGCACAACCGACTCCTTTCGCTTCTCGGTCCGCCAGAAGCTTTGTCGGCCGAAAAGCCAAAACGTAAACCTGCGCGGCCACTCCGGCGCGCTGCATAAATCGAAGGATTGTTTCTATGCGAAAGCTTCTCTTTTTAGTCGTTGCTCTAGCCGCGCTGATCGGAGGTTCGGTAAGCTCGTTCGGCGGGATGATGATGCTGGGGGTGGGCACATCATCCACGTATCAAGGACCTGGAGATATCGTTGGCGGCGCGCTGATTTGGGGAAGTTGCGCACGAGTCTACAGAGCATCACTGGCGGGTACGAGCACGTCGCTTTGCGATCTTGTGGACACGTCCACGGGAACCACGGCCGTTTGCACACTGCGCGGGTCAGCCGGCGGCTTTGTTGATCTCACGAATGCCTATTGCCCAGGATCGCTCACCCCAGCAGCTGCCTGTGCAGCGGCGGCTGGTGGCGCTTGCCGCGTCTCAAAAATCTACGATCAGATCGGTGGTACGCCGGGTTGGGCTAATGCAATAAATTCGCAGCGACCGACACTTGCATTCTCGGCGCTCAACGGTCTGCCTGGGTGGACATGCACTTCTGTGGCAAATTGTTCGTTGTCTCAGGCAAGCGTGGGTATTACGGCATCTCCGCCGTGGACGATGGTCGCGGTCGGAAAGAGAACAGCCAATTTCACTACGCTCCAACAGCTGATGGGCTTCGCCTCCGCACCAAACACGGCTCTCGGGTTTGCCGCTTCCGCCAATACGATCACGTTTACTGAGAATGGTGCGAATACGATAACCCTGGGCTCGGTAGCTGATAGCTCGTTTCATGCCGTTCAAGCCTATGGGGATACAGGTACCGCGAGCCTTATTTCGGTGGACGGCGTTGACGGGACTCCGGGAAATGCCGGTACGCAAAGCTTTACATCTAATCTTCCTAGGCTTTCGCGCGCTGCGGGCGGCAGCAGCCTCGACGGAACGATGATGGAAGCTGGAATTTGGCCCTCTGCATTCGGGTCCACCAATCGCGGGCTCATGAACGGCAATATTCACGGCACCAACGGGTATAATTTCTGACTCGTAGTTTGCGCCGGTGACGCGCCGTCCCCAATGCAACGAAACCAAAAATCATCATCACCCAAGTGGAAGGCTCAGGGACTGGTGCAGCAATGGAAAGGCCGCTGCCCTGAAAAAAGAACTGCACTCCATTTACGTCGGCAGGAAGCGTAAACAAGAGACGTATCGGAATCGCCGGACAAACCAAGCCAGGACACAGTTCCTCATTATTATAAATGAGGTTAAGCAACGGGGGTAACGTTCCGAGCTCAGAAATATCGAACGGCGGTGTCGCCAGGCCCCCAGTCCCGTTCGTCAGCGAAAATGCTAGGGCCGTGTCTTGGTCGGTGAAGCAGCTATCGTGCTCCACACAGGGGTTAAAAGAGCGAAGGTCAAGATAGTCTGGCGACAGGTAGGCCGTTCCGAAATCGACGGTGTCACCGAATCCGACGGTATATTTTGGACTGAGAAATACAATGCCGTTGCCTCCGGTTCCGGCAACTCCATTCTGCTGAAATCCAGAGAGGGAGCTTATGTCGAAGTGCAGACTTGCAGCCTGCGCTGCGTCCGAAGAAAGGCCAAATGCGAAAGCGACGGCATAAAGAAAGAAACGCATGACACCCCCCTTCGAAAAGGGCATTCCACCTTCCCGCCGTGGTTGAGTCAATTCGCCTGAAGTACGATTAAGAGGTTGACTCGCTCGGCTGAGCGCCCGCAGAAAGAACTCATATGAGCTCAGAGATCATCACCACGTGCATCAACTGCGTCGCGCCGGGAAGCCTCTGAGCAACTCTCATTGTGGTGGCGATGGGAGCAGTGGCAGCGGTCCAATACGAGCGCCGACAGACTCGCAACTAGCCCAGCGCAAGTAGAACCTCAGAGCACATAACGTTGCTGCGAACCGCACCCTGCCGTCACCACTGAATCCGCCGCTTACCGTGCGCAATGGGCCGGGGATCCTCCCACGCGATGGCCTCTTGAATTTTTGCCGATAAGGCGGCCAAGTTCCTCAGGTCCTGACCGAGCTGATTTTGGGTGACCTCTTGTCGGTTCATCTCATCAAAGCGAAGTGCATCCGTCGTGACCTTCGTCTTGAACACGCGGCCGCTCTCGTGCGTGTACCAGAGCGCGTGAGCGTACTCATTTCGCTTTGCATTGATCTTCTCATATCGATCGATCACCTCGTCGAAGATGGCAGGCTTTTCGGCATGCACATGCGAGTTTTGCAGAACGGCTCGCATCGCCTGGATCTTGCTTTCAGCCATACGCATCGACCGAAATGCTTGCCGAGCAACGTCGTCTGACCTACTCGGTAGCAGGATTAGACGACCATAGAAGATCGCTAGATGCTCTTCGACGTGGACAATCGCTGCAACGAACTGTCCTACCAGCGCGGCTATTTCTGGATTTTCGATGCCGAGCGCCCAATCACCAGCTGGAAGCTTGTCATTGTGCGGCCGCTCGCGGCCCACGCGCACGGAACCTCTAGTGCGAGGAATATTCATGGCTTAGATCCGAACCTCGGTGTGGCGTCATCGGATAGAAGGAGAAGGGGCTTCATACTGCCGGGCCTCGCTTCTGCCAGCTTTTCTCCTTGTTTCTTTTCCAGCGTCCCTGGCATTCTATCTGTGATCAGCGCATCGGAATATATTGGCCCGACGGCTTTGCTTGGGGCTCGGACTTCGGGGAATTGTCCGGCGCGGCCACCGTAGCTTGCAGTATGCGCGCCGCAATCAAACTCCCGTATTAAGCTTGATGCCTGCGCTCCGGGTTTAATCTGGAACCGACACGTCGACAAACCTCTTGCCGACTTAGGCGACGAAGCTATATTTCGGGCAGACGCCGAATCGACCCAATCTGAGATTTGGCGCCCCCGTCCTTTTACTGTTGGGGATGGGTAGCGCGGCACCGCTTGAGGTTCGAAGACCGAGCGTGATTGGGGGCTCTTCGGACCACTCATTCCCCTATTGTCAAAAGAGGAGAAGCTCGCGATGCGCATCGCAGCTTATAGCGGTCACGCGCCCGGTCACGTCCGCAAGACTTTTCAAGATGCATTCTTTGCAATGCTGGATTGGAGAGGCGAAGGCCCGGTGCCAATGGTCCAATTCGAAGTCGACTACCAGCCGGAGCTCATCAGCATTGATGAGGCATGCACGCTCGTTTCGCGTTGCAGCGACATCATGCCCGGGATGATGGTCGATGAATTGGCGGAGTACGGCGGCTTGAAGAGCCGAACGTATGCCGCTGGTGCTCAGGCCATGAGGCGCTGGTTGAAGAGCTGGCAGTCTTGACGCATCTCAAGGCGCAGCAGCTGAGCTCGGGCACAATCAGCGTGTAGCCGAGACAGTTTGCCGACCATGCTGTCGACGCTATGGGCTCGGGCTCGCAAGAGTCCGGGCCCTTTCGAGCACATCTAATCGATAGCCCAGTTGGATCAGTCCGAGTTGCTGTCCGCATCGGCTTCTCCAGCCAGCGGCTCTTCGCTAAGCGCCTGCTCGTATATAATTCGATCCACCCGCGCTTTCATGGCGTTGATGCAGTCAAGGGCAGCGTCTCGATATCGAGTCTGGTTATCAGTCGCAGATCTCCAGCTCGACAGTTGCCGACACAGTTTCGCGATGTGTTCCGAGTTAAAATAGACAAAGCGGGTAGTATGAGCGAACGCGTTCCTTATGTCGGCGATCGTACGCAGGTCATTTCGAACCTCTGGTTCAATAAGGCCGAACATGTAGGCCACGTCGATTTTCGGTTTAAAGTATTTTAAGGGCCCGCCAAGTACTCGCTTGGCTTCGTTGTCAGTCAAAGGGCGCCCGCCAGCGAGCAACAGCTTTTCAAGCCAGTCCTCAACCAGCCCAGCAGTAACTAATGCGTTTCCAGCTTCCGTTTGCCGGCTGAGAATTTGGAGCAGGTCGTCTTTCGTAAACGAAGCGGAAGATCCAGTAGAGCTGTATTTCCCGGTTTCAGCCGACAACTTCTTCGTCATCAAACCCTCGCTGAAAAACTAGATTATTTCCCCCTCGCCTTCAGCCCCAGCTCCACGAGGCGGCGGATGGCTTCGGAGCGACCGGGAGCGTCTTCTTGCTTTGCTGCCCAATCGTCTACGGCCTTCCTCATCTCGGCCGACAAGCGGATGGCCGTAACCGGATCCTGGCCTGTAGCCGGCCGACCTGGGCGTTTTCGTACTACGTTTTTCTTTGACGCTACCATAAAAACGTATTACACTTATGGGGCTTGAAAAACAAGCGGCCCGCACGGCTGCGCTAACAGCAATGCAGGCCTAACCCGACCATCAGGAGTCTAATCAAATGGCCAAGGCTACCGAGCGTGTTAGCACGCCACCCACAAGCGCGTCCGGAATTTCACACAACAGCAGAGACAGGGCGCTCGTAGAGGCGTTCAAACATATCGTCGTCTGTGATGACGCAATCGACGAACTCATGCGTCGTTATGGCGATGACCACGGAGATCGCGAAGATTCCAAGAGCTGGGAGGCCCAGCGCAACGAGGACATCGAGACGCTCGTGAACACGCCAGCATCAACGGCTGAGGGGTTACGAGCGAAGGCCTCGGCGATGCAGATCCGGACGATTGCCGACAGTTACGAGGATCATGGCGGCATCGGGACTTCGCTGGCTGCAGACGTCCTGCGGACCGCACTGTTGAAGGACGGCGCCTTTGCCCTCTCTTCCGACATCTACGAGGACGTTCTGCATCTCATCGCCTTTGGCGCCGCCATCGATCGAATGGCCAGCTCGTTCCCTGCGGAAGACGACAACACGTTATTTTACACGCTCGGTGCGAAGATCATGGAGCACGCCAAGGCGATCCAAAACCGTCTGCACGCTGCCCACGAAGAGTGAACCTGCCACAGAGCAAGGTAGGTTTCCGATTCAATTCCTGAAGTGGCTTATGCACGGTGACAGCAAAAGGCCCGCCGCTTGGCGGGCCTAAGCACTCCCAGCGCTCGAATCCGCAATTGGATCGGCAGCCGGGAGCATTGGGGGCTGGAAAGCGAGCCGTGCCATGTTCCGCCACTAATGACAATGCGTGAAACCCCGGAGTCCGGTAGTTCTCCGGAGTCCATTTTCGGAACGGGGTGTTCTACCGTGCGAACACCGGCGAGATTTAAGTACCCTCCAATTTCAAGTTGCCCGGGATGGCCGTAGCAGGGCTCGAACCACTCTGCGGCCTTTCCCTATTCTCGCTTCTCTGCTGCACAACCAATCTAGGACACGGCGGCTCCCGCCGATTGATAATCCGACATGACAAAGTATTTCTTTGACATCCATGACCCCCAAGGGGACATCGTCGACGATGAAGGTGTTGAACTTTCTAGCTTGGATGATGCACGCAGGGAGGCCCGGCAAACCATTGGAGAGGCGGGGCGAACCTTGATGGCGAAGGGAGTCGACGGGCGAGTAGTGGTGCAAGTTAGGGTCCAAACAGGCCCAGTGCTGACCGTGACGGCGGCGTTCGAAACGATCGACAACTAATGACCCCTTAGAGCACGGTGCGGGACTTCGCCATATGCCGCTTAGATGGGCTCGCCAAAACGCCTCATCTCGCATAGGTTTCTGGCGCGCTCGGTCTGCCGGGCGCAACCTACAGTCCAAACAAACTTACCCGCCAATTCCCCAAGTTCGGCGGGTTTTTCTTTGGGGGGCGCCGGTTCACGCTGGCGGGCCTAAGGCGAATCAAGCCCCCGCACGCGGTACGAAGGCCGGAGAGACGGCCCCGGCTCGCAGGGGCTTGGGGGTATGGGCCGGTGCCGCTCAGGAAACAAAAGGCCCCAGCTCCCGGGCAATGGGGAGAGCTAGGGCCCGCCTGCTCTGTGCGCTTTGTTGGAATGAAACGCGTCGGGGAAACGTGGAAACATCGGCAAAGTTCCCTTCATGAAGAAGGGCTTTTCGGCTCCCTAGGATTGCCTGTTCGGTGCCATTGCTGCCGGCGACAATGCAGGACCCGCGCATGCCGCAGGCTGTGCAGACGAACCGCGGCTCGAGCTGCGAGATCCTGATCTCGTCCGGCCACCGGTCGACGTACTCGGCTGGCAGCTTGACGTTGTGGCTGCAGCGATAGTCCTGGCAGAACACCATCAGATCGCGCACACCCGTCGATCGCAGATCGCCTAGCGTGATCTTGAGCGGGCGGCCATCGGGTTCGGTGCGGTCCTTGTGTCGAGGGCGTGGCACGACGCCATCGAAGCGCGGTGCTGGCGAGAGTCAAATTGTCGATCTGTAGCGGGTCGAAGTTAGCTTAAGCTACTGCCGCTCGTGGGGGGTGGAAAGCGGCGGTTCGCGCTGGCGGCTTTCAATCTTCTCCCGTCAACTCGTTCCATCGTCCAACTTGTACGTCAATGTAACCGGTTGGATAGGAGCGGCCTATGAGATCGAATGCTGTGTCACCCGCGGTGTGTACGGCCAGTACTGCGGCTGCCGGCAGGGGTGAAGTCACGCGCAAGTCGAAAGCATTCTTATCGGGGATAGCCCCACGCGAGCGGGCAAAGGTCGCGATCACCGCGCGAGCGGCACTATAACCGGCATCCGCCAGCTTTACTGGTACCGCCAATTCGACAACTCGCGGTCGGCCAATGAGCGCCAAACGCGCCAACATGGCTTCATCGCGCACGAACATCGAGGCCACCTCACCTCCCCAATACTTCGTGAGCGGATCTACACCACCATCGCGGACGTCTACCGGATGGGAAGTCATCCAAAACCGGTTAATCCTGATCTCGCGCTGCTCGCTTTGGAACGGGCTCCGCGAGTAGAGATCGCTCGCCAAGTCGTTCGTGATCGCTCCCGATGCGACAATGGCCGCCAACCTTCGCTGAAGCGATTCTGGTGTCGAGAGATGCACACCATCGCACCGCAGAGTTTCAACCTCGACGTCCGTTAGCCTGGTATAGTGCCAAGCGCGGATCGTGCGCTGCTCCATAGTCCTCGCGAGAGCTTCAGCGAACTGCACGAAATTCTGAGCGTGTGGGTTGCCCGGGCGAACTAGCGACCGGTTACGGCCCAAATCGTGATCTAAAAAGACACACCGTTCAGATTCGAAATAGCTCAGCATCAAATCAGCATTGGCCCCGAGTCCTTGAATGAGCCTCGAATCGAAAGTGTCGGCATTCCAAACGTCGACAACTGTCATCTATCCGATCCAGAAGAGGACTTCGCGAACCACGAAAAGAGCTCCGCCGAACGAATCTTGGCAAGCCCCTTCGTTGTTCCTCGCGACGGCGGGGTCACAGGATGGTGTAGGCGATGAGGCCCAGCATCATCCCCAAAATAAAACCGTGTAACGCGGCCACAGGCGTCTGCGCATTGTACGTTCGTTTGTGCGCTGAAGGGCGCGAACAGAGATAACCTATTGATGTTATTGGAGAACTGGCGGAAGGGGTGGGATTCGAACCCACGGTACCCTTGCGGGCACGCCGGTTTTCAAGACCGGTGCCTTAAACCACTCGGCCACCCTTCCCTCGCGGAGCGATCAGGCACTTAGCCTAGAGGACGAACCAACGCAACGCGAACTTGGACCCAGATAGGACCCGAATGGTTCAGGACCCGGGAAACCAGTAGCGAAGGCCGGAGAGCGTCGAGGTCAGCGCCTCATCCGTCGGCTTCGCAGGCGTTCCAACTCTTTCTCCAGGCAAACGCGTCACGTCCATTCGCGGTGCCCCTCGCCTGCCGCTTCGCATGACCGCGTGATCCGCACTTTCCCGGGGGTGCGCCAGTCGCTCCATTCAGTGGAGGTTCAGGGCGGAACACCTATTCACCCCTTCAGTTGCAGGGCGGTCCGCAACGTTGTTCGCGAGGATTGAAGTGAGACGGAGTGATCCATCCTATATCGTCATCGGCGCGACGATCGTGGTCGTGCTGACGACCTGGTACGGCTGGATCGCAAGAGCAGCGGCGGGCTGAACCCGCCGACCAAACTCGGAGTCAACGTTCCCAGGAACCTCTACCGAGGTCCGTCCGCCGAGCGTCGCATCTTTCCACCCAAAGAAAACGCGGCGCTCCAAAGGGCGCCGCGCAAGACCGTTCGTCGGCTACGTCGGCTCAGTAGCCGCAGGACGCGCAGTTCATCTGCACCGGGGCGTAGTA encodes:
- a CDS encoding DNA-packaging protein, with the protein product MQPSSVYGQLAAALQESWRMKARPEQLPPKDWTGDGRATGWLALPGRGWGKTWVGANVVNEMANTVSRIALIGATASDVRDTMIEGESGVLRTAPNWFRPSYEPSKRKLEWPNGATALAFSAEESERLRGPQFSFLWGDEACAWENAQQTWDMAQFGLRIGSRPRWLITSTPRPTKFLRDLLAREGHDVVVSRGSTFANAKNLAPSFLEAIEARYGGTRLGRQEIEGEVLTDTPGALWQMDWLDRDRVSRAPELRRIVVAIDPAISTNEGSDETGIIVVGIGGDRHGYVLEDLSGRYQPHEWATIAVAAYSRHKADRIVGEKNQGGDMVQSTIRMVDPNVSFKPVHASKGKFVRAEPVSALYEQRKVHHVGSFPQLEDQLCTFTSDFDRGRSGYSPDRLDALVWGLSELMVTSPPPMTFAPPIVFTRPRDPFAAPHLAGGPEYN
- a CDS encoding PEPxxWA-CTERM sorting domain-containing protein is translated as MRFFLYAVAFAFGLSSDAAQAASLHFDISSLSGFQQNGVAGTGGNGIVFLSPKYTVGFGDTVDFGTAYLSPDYLDLRSFNPCVEHDSCFTDQDTALAFSLTNGTGGLATPPFDISELGTLPPLLNLIYNNEELCPGLVCPAIPIRLLFTLPADVNGVQFFFQGSGLSIAAPVPEPSTWVMMIFGFVALGTARHRRKLRVRNYTRWCREYCRS
- a CDS encoding DUF6894 family protein, which translates into the protein MTKYFFDIHDPQGDIVDDEGVELSSLDDARREARQTIGEAGRTLMAKGVDGRVVVQVRVQTGPVLTVTAAFETIDN